One window of the Chloroflexota bacterium genome contains the following:
- a CDS encoding triose-phosphate isomerase, whose protein sequence is MGRIPLIAGNWKMHTTLADAKALAEELRLQLDALRGVEKLVCPPFVSIPSVAHVLRGSTVQVGAQNMHYEAKGAFTGEVAPVMLKGFADYVILGHSERRQYFHEDDALINKKMLAALANGLKPILCVGERLEEREGGKTEEVITRQVRGGLANVPASEALVVAYEPVWAIGTGRAATGAIANETIGLIRRLIAKQYGEATAQKIRILYGGSVTPQNIAEFMGQPEIDGGLVGGASLKASDFTALTRLAAEAKR, encoded by the coding sequence TTGGGACGGATCCCACTTATCGCGGGCAACTGGAAGATGCACACGACGCTGGCCGATGCGAAGGCCCTGGCGGAGGAGCTGCGGCTGCAGCTTGACGCGCTCAGGGGCGTGGAGAAGCTGGTCTGCCCGCCGTTCGTCTCCATCCCATCGGTAGCGCATGTGCTCAGAGGCTCGACGGTGCAGGTTGGGGCGCAGAACATGCACTATGAGGCGAAGGGGGCGTTCACGGGAGAGGTGGCACCCGTGATGCTGAAGGGCTTCGCCGACTATGTGATCCTAGGCCATTCGGAGCGGCGGCAGTATTTCCATGAGGACGATGCGCTTATCAACAAGAAGATGCTGGCGGCGCTGGCCAACGGCCTGAAGCCGATCCTGTGCGTGGGGGAGCGGCTGGAGGAGCGCGAGGGCGGGAAGACGGAGGAGGTCATCACACGCCAGGTTCGCGGCGGGCTGGCGAACGTGCCTGCAAGCGAGGCGCTGGTGGTGGCATATGAGCCGGTCTGGGCCATCGGCACCGGGCGTGCGGCGACGGGGGCCATCGCGAATGAGACGATCGGCCTGATACGGCGGCTCATCGCGAAGCAATACGGCGAGGCCACGGCGCAGAAGATACGCATCCTCTACGGGGGAAGCGTGACGCCGCAGAATATCGCGGAGTTCATGGGCCAGCCGGAGATAGACGGCGGCCTGGTGGGCGGCGCGAGCCTGAAGGCGAGCGACTTCACGGCGCTGACGCGGCTGGCGGCAGAGGCGAAGCGGTAG
- a CDS encoding 2,3-bisphosphoglycerate-independent phosphoglycerate mutase: protein MSFPYITEIAQQTPSKIVLLVADGLGGFPNETGKSELETAKTPNLDRLAAESALGLTIPAFPGVAVGSGVGHLALFGYDPLKHLIKRGVMEALGSGIELEKGEVAARGNFCTVDAAGIVTDRRAGRIPTEEAMPLVERLNAAQLEGAKVKVYPVKDHRFVAIFSGEGLLDEVSDSDPQREGKPPLEVRALAPGAEKMARVANQFSKQMREILAKEKRANMGLVRGFSMMPKVPSMAEQFLLNPACISAYPMYRGLSRIVGMKILNGGNSFKDELAALKRHWAEHDFFFVHYKYTDSAGEDGDFARKVKMIEEFDAYLPEVLGMKPDALVITGDHSTPAVLKAHSWHPVPILIHGKYSGKDGLPKFTERNCVRGSLGQIPGSAALVLAMANALKLNKFGA from the coding sequence ATGTCATTCCCATATATCACAGAGATAGCGCAACAGACGCCATCCAAGATCGTGCTGCTGGTGGCCGATGGGCTCGGCGGTTTCCCGAACGAGACGGGGAAGTCCGAGCTGGAGACGGCCAAGACGCCGAACTTGGATAGGCTGGCGGCGGAGAGTGCCCTTGGGCTGACCATCCCCGCTTTCCCAGGGGTCGCCGTGGGCAGCGGCGTGGGACACCTGGCGCTCTTTGGCTATGACCCGCTGAAGCATCTCATCAAGCGCGGCGTGATGGAGGCGCTGGGATCGGGGATCGAGCTGGAGAAGGGCGAAGTGGCGGCGCGCGGGAACTTCTGCACGGTGGATGCGGCGGGGATCGTGACCGATAGGCGCGCCGGGCGCATCCCAACGGAGGAGGCGATGCCGCTGGTGGAGCGGCTGAACGCGGCACAGCTGGAGGGCGCGAAGGTGAAGGTCTACCCGGTGAAGGATCACCGGTTCGTGGCGATCTTCAGCGGCGAGGGGCTGCTGGATGAGGTGAGCGACAGCGACCCGCAGCGGGAGGGGAAGCCGCCGCTGGAGGTGCGGGCGCTTGCGCCGGGCGCGGAGAAGATGGCGCGGGTGGCGAACCAGTTCTCGAAGCAGATGCGTGAGATCCTGGCGAAGGAGAAGCGGGCGAACATGGGCTTGGTGCGCGGCTTCTCCATGATGCCGAAGGTGCCGAGCATGGCGGAGCAGTTCCTGCTGAACCCGGCCTGCATCTCGGCCTACCCGATGTACCGGGGGCTTTCGCGGATAGTCGGCATGAAGATCCTGAACGGGGGAAACTCCTTCAAGGACGAGCTGGCGGCGCTGAAGCGGCACTGGGCTGAGCACGATTTCTTTTTTGTGCATTACAAGTACACGGATTCGGCGGGAGAGGACGGCGACTTCGCTCGGAAGGTGAAGATGATCGAGGAGTTCGACGCCTACCTGCCGGAGGTGCTTGGGATGAAGCCGGATGCGCTGGTGATCACGGGGGACCATTCGACGCCCGCGGTGCTGAAGGCGCATAGCTGGCACCCGGTGCCTATCTTGATCCACGGGAAATATTCCGGGAAGGACGGACTGCCGAAGTTCACGGAGCGGAATTGTGTGAGAGGCTCGTTGGGACAGATCCCCGGCTCGGCGGCGCTGGTGCTGGCGATGGCGAATGCGCTGAAGCTGAATAAATTCGGAGCATAG
- a CDS encoding phosphoglycerate kinase yields the protein MAKKTVRDINVADKRVLVRVDFNVPLDRETNAITDDSRIREALPTITYLIGQKAKVILCSHLGRPKGPNPKESLAPTAKRLSELLGRPVQMAKDCIGPEAEAMAKALPAGGVLILENVRFHPQEEKNDPAFAKALASLAEAYVDDAFGSAHRAHASTEGVTKHLPSVAGFLMEKEMRFLLNAVTNPERPMAAVVGGAKVSDKLAMLEHMADRVDAMMIGGGMCATFFKARGYEIGTSLLEAEMMAKASAVEAKAKRRGIPLHLPVDVVIGDRFAADANSRTVAANAVPPGWMILDIGPKTVELFGNELNRQKTVVWNGPMGVFEMPKFAAGTEGVAKAIASLKATTIVGGGSTAEAIHKLRLEGKITHVSTGGGASLEILEGKTLPGVAALMDK from the coding sequence ATGGCGAAGAAGACGGTAAGAGACATCAACGTCGCGGATAAGCGGGTGCTGGTACGCGTTGACTTCAACGTGCCGCTGGACCGAGAGACGAATGCTATCACGGATGACAGTCGTATCCGGGAGGCGCTGCCGACGATCACCTACCTCATCGGGCAAAAGGCCAAGGTGATTCTCTGCTCGCACCTGGGACGGCCGAAGGGGCCGAATCCAAAGGAAAGCCTGGCGCCGACGGCAAAGCGGCTCAGCGAGCTCTTAGGCAGGCCGGTGCAGATGGCGAAGGACTGCATCGGGCCTGAGGCGGAGGCGATGGCGAAGGCGCTTCCCGCGGGCGGCGTGCTGATCCTGGAGAATGTGCGCTTCCATCCCCAGGAGGAGAAGAACGACCCGGCGTTCGCGAAGGCGCTGGCCTCTCTGGCGGAGGCCTACGTGGACGACGCCTTCGGGTCGGCGCACCGGGCGCATGCCTCCACGGAGGGCGTGACGAAGCACCTGCCATCGGTGGCCGGCTTTCTGATGGAGAAGGAGATGAGGTTCCTTCTGAATGCGGTGACGAATCCGGAGCGGCCGATGGCGGCTGTGGTGGGCGGGGCGAAGGTGAGCGATAAGCTGGCGATGCTGGAGCATATGGCGGACCGGGTGGATGCGATGATGATCGGGGGCGGGATGTGCGCCACGTTCTTCAAGGCGCGGGGCTATGAGATCGGGACCTCGCTGCTGGAGGCGGAGATGATGGCGAAGGCATCAGCAGTGGAGGCGAAGGCGAAGCGGCGGGGGATCCCGCTGCACTTGCCGGTGGACGTCGTCATCGGCGACAGGTTTGCAGCGGACGCCAATAGCAGAACGGTGGCCGCGAACGCCGTGCCCCCAGGCTGGATGATCCTAGACATCGGGCCGAAGACGGTGGAGCTGTTTGGCAACGAGCTGAATCGGCAGAAGACGGTGGTCTGGAACGGACCGATGGGCGTCTTTGAGATGCCGAAGTTCGCGGCCGGGACGGAAGGGGTGGCGAAGGCGATAGCGAGCCTGAAGGCGACGACGATCGTGGGCGGCGGCTCGACGGCTGAGGCGATCCACAAGCTGAGGCTTGAGGGGAAGATCACCCACGTCTCCACGGGAGGAGGCGCTTCATTGGAGATACTGGAAGGGAAGACGCTGCCGGGTGTGGCCGCGCTGATGGATAAGTGA
- the purS gene encoding phosphoribosylformylglycinamidine synthase subunit PurS: MYLAKIYVTLKPTVNDPQGVTVKGGLQSLGFKSVQSVRVGKFLEVQIEAGSKEAAAAQAQDMCKKLLANPVVELFRYEIEEVKR; encoded by the coding sequence ATGTACCTCGCGAAGATCTACGTGACGCTGAAGCCGACGGTGAACGACCCGCAGGGCGTTACCGTCAAGGGCGGGCTGCAGAGCTTGGGATTCAAATCGGTGCAGAGCGTGCGCGTAGGCAAGTTTCTAGAGGTGCAGATAGAGGCGGGGAGCAAAGAGGCGGCAGCGGCCCAGGCGCAGGATATGTGCAAGAAGCTCCTGGCGAATCCAGTGGTTGAACTGTTCCGATACGAGATAGAGGAAGTGAAGAGGTAG
- a CDS encoding phosphoribosylaminoimidazolesuccinocarboxamide synthase: MPVAISETNLPHLSHRGKVRDIYDLGDALLIVATDRLSAFDVVLPDGIPEKGVVLTELSNFWFQKLGPIIPNHFLAMGYEQARVGKYFPKLPHEIARRAMLVKKAKPLPVECVVRGYLAGSAWGEYKKQGTICGAPAPKGLTESQRFGEPMFTPTTKATKGHDENISFAEVERLIGKTLAAHVREAAVALYTAGHAYTESRGILIADTKFEFGMLDHKLILIDEALTPDSSRFWSAVDYKPGRAQEPLDKQYVRDWLNASGWNKEPPGPRLPQEVIEQTAKRYKEVYQRLTGRPLPTGV; this comes from the coding sequence ATGCCTGTCGCAATCTCGGAAACGAATCTGCCGCATCTCTCCCATCGGGGGAAGGTGCGTGACATCTATGACCTCGGCGACGCCCTGCTGATTGTCGCGACGGACCGCCTGTCAGCCTTCGACGTGGTGCTGCCGGACGGCATCCCGGAAAAGGGCGTGGTGCTGACGGAGCTTTCCAACTTCTGGTTCCAGAAGCTGGGGCCTATCATCCCGAACCACTTCCTGGCGATGGGCTACGAGCAGGCGAGGGTGGGGAAGTATTTTCCCAAGCTGCCCCATGAGATCGCGCGGCGCGCGATGCTGGTGAAAAAGGCGAAGCCGCTTCCGGTGGAGTGCGTGGTGCGGGGCTACCTGGCCGGTTCGGCGTGGGGCGAGTACAAGAAGCAGGGGACGATCTGCGGGGCGCCCGCGCCGAAAGGGCTGACGGAGAGCCAGCGCTTCGGCGAGCCGATGTTCACGCCGACGACGAAGGCGACGAAGGGCCACGACGAGAATATCTCGTTCGCCGAGGTGGAGCGGCTCATCGGCAAGACGTTGGCGGCACACGTGCGCGAGGCGGCGGTGGCGCTCTATACGGCGGGGCACGCCTATACCGAGAGCCGGGGTATCCTGATCGCGGATACCAAGTTCGAGTTCGGCATGTTGGATCACAAGCTCATCTTGATTGACGAGGCGCTGACGCCGGATTCGAGCAGATTCTGGTCGGCGGTGGACTACAAGCCGGGGAGAGCGCAGGAGCCGCTGGACAAGCAGTACGTGCGCGATTGGCTGAACGCCAGCGGGTGGAACAAGGAGCCGCCGGGGCCTCGCCTGCCGCAAGAGGTGATCGAGCAGACGGCGAAGCGGTACAAAGAAGTCTATCAACGGCTGACAGGGCGTCCGCTGCCGACAGGAGTTTGA
- a CDS encoding amidohydrolase, giving the protein MLVCAKTAQFPQEAPMSVKAPPKLNVVSSDSHVVEPPDLWQRHIEPKYRDRAPHLKRGEKGDVHWCDGGVTLVDVALLSSGGKNPEEIDLDTARYDRDVRKGGYDPKARLADMAMDGIDAEVLYPTLGLRMYEIQDLGYRKACFEAYNRWLAEEYVKGHRDIFRGVAMVTLDDIPWSVEEARKAKKAGLDGLMISVTSHDRRYESTVFDPVWAVAEELEMPVTMHLATMRSKMVLETPPDTIEMCLEAAWTLGTLIFSGVFLRFPKLKVISAENDAGWMAYYLWRSDFSKGGNLKRITRGRGHALSSQSLLPSEIFRRNVYMSFQRDRSAVQMRQLIGPDNLMWGADYPHLEGTWPISRQTFDWLFAGIPEADKRKMIRDNCAKLYGWEM; this is encoded by the coding sequence ATGCTAGTATGCGCCAAAACCGCCCAGTTTCCCCAGGAGGCACCGATGAGCGTGAAGGCACCGCCCAAACTGAATGTCGTCTCGTCCGATTCCCACGTGGTGGAGCCGCCGGACCTGTGGCAAAGGCACATCGAGCCGAAGTACCGGGATCGCGCGCCGCATCTGAAGCGCGGGGAGAAGGGGGACGTGCACTGGTGTGATGGCGGCGTGACGCTGGTGGATGTGGCGTTGCTCTCTTCCGGCGGGAAGAACCCGGAGGAGATTGACCTGGATACGGCGCGGTACGACCGGGATGTGCGGAAGGGCGGCTACGACCCGAAGGCGCGCCTGGCGGATATGGCGATGGACGGGATAGACGCGGAGGTCCTATACCCGACGCTCGGCCTGCGGATGTACGAGATCCAGGACCTGGGCTACCGGAAGGCCTGCTTTGAGGCGTACAACCGGTGGCTTGCCGAGGAATATGTGAAGGGGCATCGAGACATCTTTCGGGGCGTGGCGATGGTGACGCTGGACGATATCCCGTGGTCCGTGGAGGAGGCGCGAAAGGCGAAGAAGGCGGGACTCGACGGGCTGATGATTTCCGTGACCTCGCACGACCGGCGCTACGAGAGCACGGTCTTTGACCCGGTGTGGGCAGTGGCGGAGGAGTTGGAGATGCCGGTGACGATGCACCTGGCGACGATGCGGAGCAAGATGGTGCTGGAGACGCCGCCGGACACGATCGAGATGTGCCTGGAGGCGGCGTGGACGCTGGGGACGCTCATCTTCAGCGGGGTCTTTCTCCGGTTTCCGAAGCTGAAGGTAATCTCGGCGGAGAATGATGCAGGCTGGATGGCCTACTACCTATGGCGATCGGACTTCAGCAAGGGCGGGAACCTGAAGAGGATCACCAGGGGACGAGGACATGCGCTGAGCAGTCAATCGCTGCTGCCGAGTGAAATCTTCCGGCGGAATGTCTATATGTCGTTCCAGCGGGATAGGTCGGCGGTGCAGATGCGGCAGCTGATCGGGCCGGACAACCTGATGTGGGGCGCGGACTATCCGCATCTTGAAGGGACGTGGCCCATATCGAGGCAGACGTTCGATTGGCTGTTCGCGGGGATACCTGAAGCAGATAAGCGGAAGATGATTCGGGATAATTGCGCGAAGCTGTACGGGTGGGAGATGTAG
- a CDS encoding SRPBCC family protein — protein sequence MCLCHRSGGSTTWESDETTFSLGGAFTLIGASWGNWAVLAHTSIAVAQCRGAAAIYQDIVSQERAPMLFRDRREIVIRASLDEVFAIVGDVPRHPEFAGSGEIVRIRMVSQGPIGPGARFEAEEESTLLGMRQQVVATSEIVAYDPPRLISWISVPASPFRPERIQWWFRLIPTDGHTRLIHDVEIDLGPMAELPYRPINAAQRAQAIAEGMGRTLAQVKRAAETARQRKRESGERPPAMYAMHEGEL from the coding sequence ATGTGCCTTTGCCACAGGTCCGGCGGCTCCACCACGTGGGAATCGGACGAGACGACATTCAGTTTGGGCGGTGCCTTCACGCTCATCGGTGCCTCCTGGGGAAACTGGGCGGTTTTGGCGCATACTAGCATAGCTGTGGCACAATGCAGGGGAGCCGCGGCTATCTATCAGGACATTGTATCGCAGGAGCGTGCGCCGATGCTCTTCCGTGACAGGCGCGAGATCGTCATCAGGGCAAGCCTCGATGAAGTCTTCGCCATCGTCGGCGATGTCCCCCGCCATCCCGAGTTTGCGGGCAGCGGCGAGATCGTCCGCATACGCATGGTGAGCCAGGGGCCCATCGGTCCCGGCGCGCGCTTCGAAGCCGAAGAGGAATCCACCCTCCTCGGCATGCGCCAGCAGGTCGTCGCCACCTCGGAGATCGTCGCCTACGATCCTCCCCGGCTCATCTCCTGGATTTCCGTTCCCGCCAGCCCCTTCCGCCCGGAGCGCATCCAGTGGTGGTTCCGCCTCATCCCAACGGACGGCCATACCCGCCTTATCCACGATGTGGAGATTGACCTCGGCCCCATGGCCGAGCTACCCTATCGCCCTATCAACGCCGCCCAGCGCGCCCAGGCCATCGCCGAAGGCATGGGCAGAACCCTTGCCCAGGTCAAGCGCGCCGCGGAGACCGCGCGGCAGCGCAAACGAGAGAGCGGGGAAAGACCGCCAGCCATGTATGCCATGCATGAGGGAGAATTGTGA
- a CDS encoding SRPBCC family protein, translating into MPCMRENCERRSVMGGFHVRKEIVVNAPMETVFRLAGDLTQHVKLAGSGEVKAIRKLTDGPVKVGTKFEADEDIPMGPGMRSKFVSQSEVVSYEPPRLFSWTSMPPSAPKPKRIQWWFRLSGEGKGTRVTHEVIVDLGTISNILLGPPYALTRGRAVSRGMQQTLENLKSLAENEAKRPA; encoded by the coding sequence ATGCCATGCATGAGGGAGAATTGTGAAAGGAGATCTGTGATGGGAGGCTTCCATGTGCGCAAAGAGATCGTCGTCAACGCCCCTATGGAGACCGTCTTCAGACTCGCCGGAGACCTCACGCAGCATGTGAAGCTGGCGGGCAGCGGCGAAGTGAAGGCCATCCGCAAGCTCACCGATGGCCCGGTGAAGGTCGGGACGAAGTTCGAGGCCGATGAAGATATCCCCATGGGCCCCGGCATGCGCTCCAAGTTCGTCTCCCAGTCAGAGGTCGTCTCCTACGAGCCGCCGCGCCTCTTCTCCTGGACCTCCATGCCGCCCAGCGCGCCTAAGCCCAAGCGCATCCAGTGGTGGTTCCGCCTGAGCGGCGAGGGGAAAGGGACCCGTGTGACTCATGAAGTAATCGTGGACTTGGGCACGATTTCTAACATCCTCCTGGGTCCGCCCTACGCCCTCACCCGCGGCCGCGCCGTATCGCGCGGGATGCAGCAAACCCTGGAGAACCTCAAGTCCCTCGCCGAGAACGAGGCCAAGCGCCCGGCCTGA
- a CDS encoding sulfite exporter TauE/SafE family protein: MDIVGLGLVFGALVGLCLGLLGAGGSIITVPILVYALDLTAHQASGTSLIIVGAVAILGASMQVRAKRADIRTGVTVGACGIAGAFLGARLNALADGELILFLLGIVCLAASIRMGLSIPRLPDRPQRPPEPPSLLGPKVIAAGMTLGTLSGFFGIGGGFLVVPLLVLYFGIPMRWASGTSLIVIAINSAAGFLGHLSFGEVRFDAAGPMLGGGVLGVLAGTRLTGRMKERVLRGLFALMLIAISGYLIARNYDFAS; the protein is encoded by the coding sequence TTGGATATCGTAGGCCTTGGGCTGGTCTTCGGCGCGCTGGTGGGCCTGTGTCTGGGGCTGCTGGGCGCGGGCGGTTCGATCATCACGGTTCCCATCCTGGTCTACGCCCTTGACCTGACGGCGCACCAGGCGTCCGGGACTTCGCTCATCATCGTCGGGGCGGTTGCCATCTTGGGCGCGTCCATGCAGGTGCGGGCCAAGCGGGCGGACATCCGGACGGGGGTGACGGTGGGGGCCTGCGGCATCGCGGGGGCATTTCTGGGCGCGCGGCTCAATGCGCTGGCAGACGGCGAACTCATCTTGTTCCTGCTGGGGATCGTCTGCCTGGCCGCCTCTATCCGCATGGGACTAAGCATCCCGCGCCTGCCGGATCGCCCGCAGCGGCCGCCGGAGCCGCCATCGCTCTTGGGGCCGAAGGTGATCGCGGCAGGGATGACACTGGGGACGCTCTCCGGGTTCTTCGGCATCGGAGGCGGATTTCTCGTCGTTCCGCTCTTGGTGCTGTACTTCGGCATCCCGATGCGGTGGGCGAGCGGGACATCGCTCATCGTCATCGCGATCAATTCGGCGGCGGGATTCTTGGGGCACCTGAGCTTCGGCGAGGTGCGCTTCGATGCGGCGGGACCGATGCTGGGCGGAGGCGTGCTGGGTGTGCTGGCGGGGACGCGGCTGACGGGGCGCATGAAGGAGCGCGTCCTGCGAGGGCTCTTCGCGCTGATGTTGATCGCCATCAGCGGCTACCTCATCGCCAGGAATTACGATTTCGCGTCGTAG
- a CDS encoding MBL fold metallo-hydrolase, whose amino-acid sequence MHLKQLNEGPCRTYLIGSEKSRQAALVDPVLDRVDEYLRLLKREKWRLACIIDTHTHADHISGGPALRDRTQAPYVMDPNARAKCPNHRVRDGERLKVGDVTIRVLATPGHTNDSITLVVDGHLLTGDFLFIGDQGAGRTDLPTGDAGEHFESLQKLKEFSDKTIVLPAHDYEGHAQSTMGAERTANLRLRFTSKQTYRDWLKRQAQPTPEWMLKVVQENYACSQRPGKEWIPVDSPMCAVGGSLTLGVDGQQVRTMTPEEAKRRIEGTGALALDVREPDEYTDEFGHVPGSRLIPVGQVAHRLGELEEFRGKEIITICRSGGRSLTAAAVLMQAGFGNVASMSEGMMGWNLRKYPIEREARPSRGR is encoded by the coding sequence ATGCACCTGAAGCAGTTGAACGAGGGGCCGTGCAGAACGTATCTCATCGGCTCCGAGAAGTCGCGGCAGGCGGCGCTGGTGGACCCGGTGCTGGACCGGGTGGACGAGTACCTGAGGCTGCTTAAGCGCGAGAAGTGGCGGCTGGCCTGCATCATTGACACGCACACCCACGCCGACCATATCTCGGGCGGGCCGGCCTTGCGGGACCGGACGCAGGCGCCCTATGTGATGGACCCGAACGCCCGGGCGAAGTGCCCGAATCACCGGGTCCGCGACGGCGAACGATTGAAGGTGGGCGATGTCACCATCCGCGTGCTGGCGACGCCGGGTCACACGAACGACAGCATCACGTTGGTTGTGGACGGTCATCTGCTGACCGGCGACTTCCTCTTCATCGGCGACCAGGGGGCGGGACGGACGGACCTGCCGACGGGGGATGCGGGAGAGCACTTCGAGAGCCTGCAGAAGCTGAAAGAGTTCAGCGACAAGACGATCGTGCTGCCGGCCCATGACTATGAGGGGCATGCGCAGTCAACCATGGGGGCGGAGCGCACAGCGAACCTCAGGCTCAGGTTCACATCGAAGCAGACGTATAGGGATTGGCTCAAGAGGCAGGCGCAGCCGACGCCGGAGTGGATGCTGAAGGTGGTGCAGGAGAACTATGCCTGCTCCCAGCGCCCGGGCAAGGAATGGATACCGGTTGATTCGCCGATGTGCGCCGTGGGCGGGTCGCTGACGCTTGGGGTGGACGGCCAGCAGGTGCGGACGATGACGCCGGAAGAGGCGAAGAGGCGCATCGAAGGAACGGGGGCGCTGGCGCTGGATGTGCGGGAGCCCGATGAGTATACAGACGAGTTTGGGCATGTCCCAGGGAGCCGGCTCATCCCGGTAGGCCAAGTGGCACACCGCCTGGGTGAGCTGGAGGAGTTCCGCGGCAAGGAAATTATCACGATCTGCCGGAGCGGAGGCCGCTCCCTGACGGCGGCGGCTGTGCTGATGCAGGCGGGCTTCGGGAACGTAGCGTCTATGAGCGAGGGAATGATGGGTTGGAACCTGCGGAAGTACCCCATCGAGCGGGAGGCGAGGCCATCTCGCGGGCGCTAA
- a CDS encoding amidohydrolase, with product MTNFRVISADSHIVEPPNLWTDYIAPAYKSRAPHLERIEGVDYFIVEGNRIGPPYGYCQAGMGEVKDKTWAGVYKGGYQPKARLDDLAKDGIDADVIYPSVGLRMYAMSDPELKTACFNAYNRWMGDFCKAFPDRLKALAMVDLADADRAAKELREAKKVGLAGVMITVEPSESSIFGGKTLDPFWAAAQEMEMPVSMHVLSNQRAINQTSEIESVLHHTIIERMLATMIFGGLFIRFPKLKIVSAENDAGWAPYLMERMDYIGGNVHRQAYMKHALIGTGKSPSDCFKQSVYLTFMRDFSGVYIRNLVGVSNLMWSSDYPHRDSTWPNSQQVIAKLFAQANEADKRAILVTNAARLYGFSVKN from the coding sequence ATGACCAATTTCCGCGTTATTTCCGCCGATTCCCACATCGTGGAACCGCCCAATCTATGGACCGACTATATCGCGCCTGCCTATAAGAGCCGCGCGCCGCACCTCGAGCGGATCGAGGGTGTTGACTACTTTATTGTTGAAGGGAACAGGATTGGGCCTCCCTACGGCTATTGCCAGGCCGGCATGGGCGAGGTGAAGGACAAGACATGGGCCGGAGTCTACAAAGGCGGGTACCAGCCGAAGGCGCGTTTGGATGACTTGGCGAAGGACGGCATTGACGCCGATGTGATCTACCCCTCGGTGGGCTTGCGCATGTACGCGATGAGCGACCCGGAGCTGAAGACGGCATGCTTCAACGCGTATAACCGGTGGATGGGCGATTTCTGCAAGGCCTTTCCCGACCGGCTGAAGGCCCTGGCGATGGTGGACCTGGCCGATGCCGACCGGGCCGCGAAGGAGCTGCGCGAGGCGAAGAAAGTCGGCCTGGCCGGGGTGATGATCACGGTGGAGCCTTCGGAATCGAGCATCTTCGGCGGGAAGACGCTGGACCCGTTCTGGGCGGCGGCGCAGGAGATGGAGATGCCGGTGAGCATGCACGTCCTCTCCAACCAGCGGGCCATCAATCAGACCTCGGAGATCGAATCGGTGCTGCACCACACGATCATCGAGCGGATGCTGGCGACGATGATCTTCGGCGGGCTCTTTATCCGGTTCCCCAAGCTCAAGATTGTCTCGGCGGAGAACGATGCCGGATGGGCCCCGTATCTGATGGAGCGGATGGACTATATCGGCGGGAACGTCCACCGGCAGGCCTATATGAAGCATGCGCTCATCGGCACGGGGAAGAGCCCCAGCGATTGCTTCAAGCAGAGCGTCTACCTGACGTTCATGCGGGATTTTTCGGGCGTCTACATCCGCAACCTGGTGGGCGTCTCGAACCTGATGTGGTCGAGCGACTACCCGCACCGGGACAGCACGTGGCCGAACTCCCAGCAGGTGATCGCGAAGCTCTTCGCCCAGGCGAACGAGGCGGACAAGCGGGCGATCCTGGTGACGAACGCAGCGAGGCTTTATGGATTCAGCGTGAAGAATTAG